Proteins found in one Megachile rotundata isolate GNS110a chromosome 14, iyMegRotu1, whole genome shotgun sequence genomic segment:
- the LOC100879326 gene encoding uncharacterized protein LOC100879326, which translates to MDKMQVIFSLALLVVLCSISSADLPKPSYTRTMLKVSRSLPGETEELKVRTSEGNVATLIVKRRDRANSEESQKHVEETKNISDSNASRNESKTKEEIRKLEEAHVEQLRVKLSESDTQRDFTKIANMSTNEKVDANDRSTSDKNIDYGNWTPLGIDGRAVQLQESTTEEYQSWKPLPSDPKTMERPNYSRFDSLPAGTLLLPRHFQDRSQRKLSDESDEKLFAFLPHQSTRTNIGANLSKNRNAKNVPPEVIVRSEINVKSSQKRSPMTMDRDGTPVIHGQRVPDEPIDQIQTWRNARVINNKLVADRGSGSDVDVSSNFFPSENADRQRFERFFKNVNRRYGKDSEEEGKNVFFEWDPKNYKNEALKAEVYESRSDNFRASTHKRMLHPDGVTVYPVSQLYTPESQKIAPVALKPGARAPVLQYAHPELGVQPAKIVKNEKRRPDNFPENQYSFTEQRQKKKYVLNDKNIVDTYTTKNYYPNQHFYGLKRPNDAPFWVKISENLKSQFSNGVEKVSQFTRPVIDPLVEATHKISQNLGLSKGKEAQDKFDTVASGSSILIPALGLVASGAALGIGAVAVGRYLDVDVLKRSGEGLSTEVEYQRSLDAAPLVKALNEQGDGTVYFLEKMEPQDQRDKSNGVVMIVQDQKHEDKTGQIANNRRKRSVDYLDIFQAESNLKNLVRNKRLQRKGADSISEIVEIDLPARPEGHIDITEFLIPRKNQGHKNGDILIVEDGSKPFELLEKKLAPDVVDKNKLEDASTSTKDSIVDGTKNSVDGRDERRKRSIEIDQELEDALQNLENSEVAEVAHTDGDWTNTPCAKRLFCDAMIERGPDAVTFMEKKMAALLGLIQPGAAVQVSSHFQQVMDAVRRHDCSNFLCPQARPGNVFF; encoded by the exons GTAATATTTTCCCTGGCACTGCTAGTGGTCCTCTGCAGCATCAGCAGCGCAGACCTCCCCAAGCCTAGTTACACCAGAACGATGCTAAAAGTCTCCAGAAGTCTTCCAGGAGAGACAGAAGAGCTAAAAGTCAGAACGAGCGAAGGAAACGTAGCGACGCTCATCGTCAAAAGACGAGACAGGGCCAACTCCGAAGAGTCCCAGAAGCACGTCGAAGAAACGAAGAATATCTCAGACTCGAACGCAAGTAGAAACGAGTCAAAGACAAAAGAGGAGATCCGAAAACTCGAAGAAGCTCACGTAGAGCAACTCCGAGTCAAGTTATCCGAATCCGACACCCAAAGAGACTTCACGAAAATTGCAAATATGTCTACGAACGAGAAGGTTGACGCGAATGATCGATCTACCAGCGACAAGAACATCGATTACGGGAACTGGACGCCTCTCGGTATCGATGGAAGAGCTGTCCAGTTGCAGGAATCGACTACCGAAGAGTACCAAAGCTGGAAACCTCTTCCTAGCGACCCGAAGACCATGGAACGACCGAATTACTCCAGGTTCGACTCCTTACCAGCCGGTACTCTTCTGCTGCCACGACATTTCCAAGACAGGTCGCAGAGAAAACTGAGCGACGAAAGCGACGAGAAGCTCTTCGCGTTCTTGCCTCATCAGTCTACGAGGACGAATATCGGCGCGAATCTGTCGAAGAACAGAAACGCGAAGAACGTGCCGCCAGAAGTGATCGTCAGGTCGGAGATTAATGTTAAATCGAGTCAGAAGAGGTCACCGATGACGATGGACAGGGATGGGACACCTGTGATCCATGGGCAGAGGGTGCCTGATGAACCTATTGATCAAATTCAGACTTGGAGAAACGCTAGGGTGATCAATAATAAGTTGGTAGCAGATAGGGGGTCTGGAAGTGATGTGGATGTGTCATCCAATTTCTTTCCCAGCGAGAACGCGGACAGGCAGAGGTTCGAGAGGTTCTTCAAGAACGTTAATCGAAG GTATGGCAAGGACAGCGAGGAGGAGGGCAAGAACGTGTTCTTCGAGTGGGACCCCAAGAACTACAAGAACGAGGCCCTGAAGGCGGAAGTGTACGAATCCAGGAGCGACAACTTCCGAGCCAGCACTCACAAGAGGATGCTGCACCCAGACGGAGTGACCGTGTACCCAGTGTCCCAGCTCTACACTCCAGAAAGTCAAAAAATCGCGCCAGTAGCGCTGAAACCAGGTGCCAGAGCACCCGTCCTGCAATACGCCCACCCAGAACTGGGTGTCCAACCCGCGAAAATCGTGAAGAACGAGAAGAGACGACCGGACAACTTCCCGGAGAATCAGTACTCCTTCACGGAACAGAGGCAGAAGAAGAAGTACGTCCTCAACGACAAGAATATTGTAGATACTTACACTACAAAGAACTACTACCCGAATCAGCATTTTTATGGTCTGAAGAGACCGAACGACGCGCCATTTTGGGTGAAAATCTCTGAAAACCTGAAGAGTCAGTTCTCTAACGGTGTGGAGAAGGTGTCTCAGTTTACTAGGCCCGTTATTGACCCTCTGGTGGAAGCTACGCACAAGATCTCGCAAAATCTGGGGCTGTCCAAGGGCAAGGAGGCTCAGGACAAGTTCGACACCGTCGCTTCAGGAAGTAGTATTCTCATTCCGGCGTTGGGACTCGTGGCTTCCGGTGCGGCTCTCGGAATAGGAGCTGTGGCAGTCGGAAGGTACCTGGATGTGGACGTTCTCAAGCGATCTGGCGAAGGTCTGTCAACGGAAGTGGAGTACCAAAGGTCTCTAGACGCTGCACCACTTGTGAAGGCACTGAACGAGCAGGGAGACGGGACAGTGTACTTTCTGGAGAAGATGGAGCCACAAGATCAGAGAGACAAATCGAACGGTGTTGTGATGATCGTCCAAGACCAGAAACACGAGGATAAAACGGGTCAAATAGCGAATAACAGAAGAAAACGAAGCGTGGACTACCTGGACATCTTCCAGGCGGAGAGTAACCTGAAGAACTTGGTGAGGAACAAGCGTCTACAGCGAAAAGGGGCGGATTCGATCAGTGAGATCGTGGAGATCGACCTTCCAGCTCGGCCAGAGGGTCACATCGACATCACAGAGTTCCTGATCCCTAGAAAAAACCAAGGACACAAGAATGGAGATATTCTGATCGTGGAGGATGGATCGAAACCCTTTGAACTGTTAGAAAAGAAGCTAGCCCCTGACGTGGTTGATAAAAACAAACTTGAAGATGCGTCCACATCAACAAAAGATTCGATAGTGGACGGAACGAAGAACTCCGTGGATGGAAGGGACGAGAGACGAAAAAGGAGCATCGAGATCGACCAAGAACTCGAAGACGCTCTTCAGAACTTGGAGAACTCGGAGGTGGCCGAAGTGGCCCACACCGATGGCGACTGGACGAACACACCGTGTGCTAAAAGGCTATTCTGCGACGCTATGATCGAAAGGGGACCAGACGCGGTTACGTTTATGGAGAAGAAAATGGCCGCTCTTCTGGGTCT GATTCAACCCGGAGCAGCCGTCCAAGTGTCCAGTCATTTCCAACAGGTGATGGACGCCGTAAGAAGACACGACTGTTCAAACTTTTTGTGTCCCCAGGCCAGGCCAGGCAACGTCTTTTTCTGA
- the LOC105661759 gene encoding odorant receptor 9a-like: MDDQDLKVALGWNQRNMNVIGIWPDPFTARKHWDMCKVLAAILITVFFGVGPQSANLFFIWGDIELVTENLSTANIPGINVILKLSFAWYHKDTFKPVIKHFYDDWNAPKTEEERATMRTYAKSSNMISIYGSILTFTMETVFLSVRLITIMLSDKNQTSQDHLAIYPGYFPYDLRRTSNFVFTTVGQVAAGYLATIAYTTVDTFIAMLVIHLCGQFKILKTKLKRLMGDPDCGKDADLIQKELADIVKKHEYLNEFAAKIEECFNMLLLMQMLLCTIEFCFQGFLFFDVLLKGGAGMYNSQWLFFVFFVLLVLFVLVHIYIYCYIGEMILVQNMEMSNAAYESNWFNVSPREARCLLFIMNRSHRPLCLTAGKFSTFSMELFSTILKTAMGYLSVLLTVASSDQVTSLE, encoded by the exons ATGGACGATCAGG ATCTGAAAGTGGCTCTGGGATGGAACCAGAGGAACATGAATGTAATTGGTATTTGGCCAGATCCGTTCACCGCAAGAAAACATTGGGACATGTGCAAGGTTCTTGCAGCTATACTCATCACTGTCTTTTTCGGAGTTGGTCCTCAAAGTGccaatttgtttttcatttggGGAGACATTGAGTTAGTTACTGAGAACCTCTCGACAGCTAATATCCCTGGTATCAACGTCATACTGAAGCTGTCCTTCGCTTGGTATCACAAAGACA CTTTCAAACCAGTCATAAAGCACTTCTACGACGACTGGAACGCCCCAAAAACGGAAGAAGAAAGGGCGACCATGAGGACGTACGCGAAATCGAGTAACATGATATCGATTTATGGATCCATACTAACGTTCACGATGGAGACGGTGTTTCTCAGTGTACGACTGATCACGATCATGCTCTCCGATAAAAATCAGACGAGTCAAGATCATCTTGCGATCTACCCCGGATATTTTCCATATGACCTTCGTCGAACGTCGAATTTCGTGTTCACTACCGTGGGTCAAGTGGCTGCTGGATATTTGGCCACCATCGCGTATACCACCGTGGACACCTTCATTGCGATGCTAGTGATACACCTGTGTGGACAATTTAAGATCTTGAAGACGAAGTTGAAGAGACTCATGGGCGATCCGGACTGTGGGAAAGACGCTGATTTGATACAAAAGGAACTGGCGGACATTGTGAAGAAACATGAATACTTGAACGA aTTTGCTGCAAAGATCGAGGAGTGTTTCAACATGCTGTTACTCATGCAGATGTTGCTCTGCACGATAGAATTCTGTTTTCAAGGCTTTCTTTTCTTCGAT GTGTTGTTGAAAGGTGGAGCTGGAATGTACAACTCGCAATGGCTATTTTTTGTGTTCTTCGTGCTACTGGTGCTATTTGTTCTtgttcatatatatatttattgttatataGGAGAGATGATTCTTGTTCAA AATATGGAAATGAGCAATGCTGCATACGAATCGAATTGGTTTAACGTCTCGCCACGGGAAGCTAGGTGTCTTTTATTTATCATGAATAGATCTCATCGACCTCTTTGTTTGACAGCTGGAAAATTTAGCACTTTCTCTATGGAATTATTCAGTACC ATTCTGAAAACAGCAATGGGTTACCTTTCAGTTTTACTAACAGTGGCGAGCAGCGATCAGGTCACCTCGTTAGAGTGA
- the LOC100879440 gene encoding odorant receptor 22c-like translates to MNKNRVLTYTLLLHYCTVFYANLFYMVDLKYVYGWNQYTMKFLGIWPEERKWNRPSSYLVFVSVLMMSCFITIPQTINFPLIWGDMDLVVENLSMANVTFTICILKAIAFWNNGKSLKSLLECMAIDWSTTKSPEQRETMKIIAKTTRTMVMKSTIMCSTVVFVYVFLRCLTMKYNDSKLFFRAYFPYDVNVSPNFQLTMFAQFVAAMYGAITYTAVDTFVAMLILHVCGQLENLHGDIKRLLSSQEKHFEVEVGKIVRKHEYLNRFAVTIKDCFNMMLLFQMIGCTTQLCFQCFQVIMSFDVQEKEYLIIQISFLMIYVIYVMLHLYLYCYVGEKLRAESLDIANAVYNSNWYNLPAKNAKLLILIICRSKNPLQITAGGFCSFTLELYSQILKTSMGYISVLYAMKEK, encoded by the exons atgaATAAGAATCGAGTATTAACTTATACGCTACTATTACACTATTGTACAGTGTTTTATGCTAACTTGTTTTACATGGTAGACTTAAAGTACGTGTACGGTTGGAATCAGTATACGATGAAGTTTCTCGGTATATGGCCAGAAGAAAGAAAATGGAATCGACCCTCAAGCTATCTGGTATTTGTATCAGTCTTAATGATGTCGTGCTTCATTACTATTCCACAGACGATCAATTTTCCATTGATTTGGGGTGACATGGACTTGGTGGTCGAAAATTTATCAATGGcgaatgtcacattcactatttgCATTCTGAAAGCCATCGCCTTCTGGAACAAtggaaaat CGTTGAAGTCTCTGCTAGAGTGCATGGCCATAGACTGGAGCACAACAAAGTCACCAGAGCAGCGTGAGACGATGAAAATAATCGCGAAAACCACTAGAACAATGGTAATGAAAAGCACCATAATGTGCAGCACAGTGGTGTTTGTCTACGTCTTTCTCCGATGTTTGACAATGAAGTACAACGACAGCAAATTGTTCTTCCGTGCCTATTTCCCATACGACGTCAACGTCAGCCCGAATTTTCAGCTGACCATGTTCGCCCAGTTCGTGGCCGCTATGTACGGAGCGATCACTTATACAGCGGTCGACACTTTCGTCGCTATGCTGATATTGCACGTTTGTGGACAGTTGGAGAACTTGCATGGAGATATTAAGAGACTTTTGTCGTCTCAGGAGAAACATTTCGAAGTGGAAGTGGGGAAAATTGTTCGGAAACACGAGTATCTGAATAG ATTTGCAGTAACGATAAAAGATTGTTTCAACATGATGCTCCTATTTCAAATGATTGGGTGTACAACTCAATTATGCTTTCAATGTTTCCAAGTTATCATG TCATTTGACGTCCAAGAAAAGGAGTATCTGATCATACAAATTAGTTTTCTGATGATTTATGTGATTTATGTAATGTTGCATCTGTACTTGTACTGTTACGTCGGTGAGAAGCTTAGAGCTGAG AGTCTGGACATAGCTAATGCAGTATACAATTCCAATTGGTATAATTTACCAGCGAAAAATGCGAAACTGCTTATACTAATCATATGTCGATCAAAAAATCCGTTGCAAATCACTGCAGGAGGATTTTGCTCCTTCACGTTGGAACTCTACTCCCAG ATTTTGAAAACCTCCATGGGTTATATTTCCGTTCTGTACGCGATGAAAGAAAAATAG
- the LOC100879551 gene encoding uncharacterized protein LOC100879551 codes for MWKVQFLFVMAFVSYAVLARSANDDRDFGKETNKKHGGSMLMEIAKELVQRSSSSSQVLNLNLSNLLLLLVLKAVVFSAGYLGHHGYKARELEQENVVSEGEVALALGYLMGDKCLYRAACEEPHVAREYLEAAEMIIETMKLLPQGPPIEGKYEQTLADFRKAIEYGFKDGCPPEYTCKKENIKNFLTEERK; via the exons ATGTGGAAAGTGCAGTTTTTATTTGTTATGGCGTTCGTGAGTTATGCGGTTCTGGCACGAAGCGCGAACGACGACCGTGACTTCGGTAAAGAAACGAACAAGAAACATGGTGGTTCTATGTTAATGGAAATTGCTAAGGAACTTGTGCAAAGATCGTCTAGCAGCAGTCAA GTTTTAAATCtaaacttgtcaaatttgcTACTGCTTTTAGTGCTCAAAGCAGTTGTATTTAGCGCAGGATACTTGGGACACCATGGTTATAAAGCGCGGGAATTAGAACAAG AAAACGTGGTGTCTGAAGGAGAGGTTGCTTTGGCTTTAGGATATTTAATGGGTGACAAGTGTTTGTACAGGGCAGCTTGTGAAGAACCCCATGTTGCACGAGAATATTTGGAAGCTGCAGAAATGATCATTGAAACGATGAAATTATTGCCTCA AGGACCGCCAATTGAAGGGAAGTACGAACAAACACTAGCTGACTTCCGGAAGGCCATCGAATATGGATTCAAAGATGGCTGCCCGCCTGAATACACCTGTAAGAAAGAAAACATCAAGAACTTTCTAACAGAAGAACGAAAATAA
- the Prosalpha7 gene encoding proteasome alpha7 subunit, protein MSSIGTGYDLSASQFSPDGRVFQVEYAKKAVENGGTVIGLRGKDGVVFAVEKIVTSKLYEPSTNKRIFNVDQHVGMAVSGLISDARRIVEVARSEAASYKSEYGVGIPLKYLNERVSMYMHAYTLYSAVRPYGCSVILSAYEHDGPAMYMIDPSAVSFGYYGCAVGKAKQSAKTEIEKLKLSDMTCNDLVKEAARIIYLVHDELKDKQFKLEMSWVGKHTNGRHESVPADIKADAEAKAKQAMAEDSDSDTEDM, encoded by the exons ATGAGTTCCATAGGCACAGGG TATGACTTGTCTGCGTCTCAATTTTCACCGGACGGACGTGTGTTTCAAGTGGAATATGCTAAAAAAGCCGTCGAGAATGGAGG gACTGTGATTGGATTAAGAGGAAAAGATGGGGTTGTATTCGCAGttgaaaaaattgttacatCAAAGCTGTATGAGCCTAGCACCAACAAAAGAATATTTAACGTAGACCAACATGTTGGCATGGCTGTTTCTGGCTTGATCTCTGATGCAAGGCGGATTGTAGAGGTTGCCAGATCCGAAGCAGCCAGTTACAAGTCTGAATATGGAGTTGGTATTCCGTTGAAGTATTTGAATGAAAGAGTTTCCATGTACATGCATGCATACACCTTATATTCAGCGGTCAGGCCATACGGCTGTTCAGTAATTCTTAGTGCTTATGAACATGATGGACCTGCTATGTACATGATAGATCCTTCTGCAGTATCATTTGGATACTATGGCTGTGCTGTTG GTAAAGCAAAGCAGTCTGCAAAAacagaaattgaaaagttgaagttATCAGACATGACCTGCAATGATTTAGTCAAAGAGGCAGCACGTATTATCTATCTTGTCCATGATGAATTAAAAGACAAGCAGTTTAAACTTGAAATGAGCTGGGTAGGCAAACATACAAATGGAAGGCATGAATCTGTGCCAGCAGACATAAAAGCTGATGCTGAGGCAAAGGCCAAGCAGGCAATGGCAGAAGATTCAGACAGCGACACAGAGGATATGTAA